A DNA window from Onthophagus taurus isolate NC chromosome 1, IU_Otau_3.0, whole genome shotgun sequence contains the following coding sequences:
- the LOC111418028 gene encoding nuclear pore complex protein Nup153 isoform X1, whose translation MATENDLSFGNESVSPEESASNKSFVKKVTSRVSGFLPSSLSKWFAGTESTVVRPRDETDDDDETLRIQPPTKKAKTNEPAMSSMATSLYMNNHRNARHLFVAPRAEIDRTKNNNNNNNANCIKFPEPVAGPSGYSMAKTNTPTATKASLNMSTIKTTSGEVRNYDYNSDSGESTSGYSSMRVGSKEMVAESSEYVKKKTMISPEKCKTLFNTPSKSDRSLFGDRTISPDMNTSLSTRQPTFNSTAFAGTANFVDRTLSSKRILDSPFYSGRTTYGGASAYGRRMADRSHDSSSAIVRNSIQIKPVNEKKSESTSLSKTAKRILDTLEQYTAPAEDAKKIPNPPKNPARYTNMNHPYAIRETKVPSNRELQVPTVPDLLKMKLKEKMQNTTVSVRKIANSSKCSLNTEEYKIVTLDEDNTSKHMNKMKNKISSVRESKPELNETVKEVKLPDVKLPITTLPVFNFSIPAPPSASSSIISKPTETISSTTITVKTTKKITDKSIEIKKIEEVVKETAKKDNNRTEQNTSKSDKKEFIKQTEYVFSNPRVLSEKDGECKVCLVRNKSGEPKCNSCTIPFTTTINGTNEHTQKYTYTFADPVPVEDNNKTTSKPMFKSDLSQFKMSVDKWECGTCLVRNNNSENTCIACATPKVTNGSIISSTPATKALPKITFGQFQPPSGTWECSVCMIRNKNDRKTCEACTSPKPVPKQENGIQGSHDTKSVDKFKLPIEPPKYPGLNNSVFKSDLLEKFKPASDTWECSVCMVRNKNAVSSCVACTTPKKENGFGDQFKKKDDQWECGSCMVRNSAEKLKCICCDAPKPGSNSLKNVPKETTSAASFNFGIVNNEAVGKMFTFNKPFENTQPKPPSLTGSIFGQQSESKTETPKFIFGINPTETKKEVIEPSNKVEKSEEKVVTLTEVIKPIVTSPEITTKSAPIIKPTLNGDMNKTPLLFGNVSKPAETKPTFSFGISPKPTETTESKSNLPVVSQPFVFGNVTSTPSTSLINLSSSMPSIMSTASTSAIATPTPHFVFEKSAEKSTFRIQQTDKPSFLSVDSPGKPTFGVTQPVEKPTFGATQPVEKPTFGATQPIEKPTFGATQPVEKPTFGTPSTEKLTFGVPQTTGKPPVFGMQTGNPNFGVQSAGKPTFGVQPTEKPGLFGNASIKATTGSTKFGSSGVTPQSGIGGFNFGSTPVNQTAPAQNGTFSFGKPAANTSTTTFNFGSQQKPLPGVFNFGSTPSTSTAPSTSGGFNFSAAPEFQPNFNFTTGAPPSAFNSPSTGGNSVQERRVIRRALRRTQR comes from the exons tctTTCGTTAAGAAAGTAACATCGCGAGTTTCGGGCTTTTTACCATCATCTCTAAGCAAGTGGTTTGCCGGTACAGAATCTACAGTAGTAAGACCACGCGATGAAACGGACGATGACGACGAAACCCTCCGCATTCAACCACCTACGAAAAAAGCGAAAACCAACGAGCCAGCTATGTCTTCAATGGCAACGTCTCTTTACATGAACAACCATCGCAACGCCCGACATTTATTCGTAGCGCCTAGAGCTGAAATCGATCGCACTaagaacaacaataacaataataatgcGAATTGCATAAAGTTTCCCGAACCCGTTGCCGGTCCTTCAGGGTATTCCATGGCTAAGACGAATACACCGACGGCGACTAAAGCCTCCTTGAACATgagtacaataaaaacaacttCTGGCGAGGTGCGGAACTATGACTATAATTCGGATAGTGGCGAGTCTACTAGTGGATATTCGTCTATGAGGGTGGGTAGTAAGGAAATGGTTGCTGAGAGCAGTGAATATGTTAAGAAGAAAACTATGATATCACCAGAAAAGTGTAAAACGTTATTTAATACAC CATCAAAATCAGATAGATCACTATTTGGTGATCGAACAATCAGCCCAGATATGAATACATCTTTAAGTACGAGACAACCGACTTTTAATAGTACCGCGTTTGCCGGTACAGCGAATTTCGTCGATCGCACACTTTCTAGCAAGCGGATTTTGGATTCGCCATTTTATAGCGGACGCACAACTTACGGAGGAGCCTCAGCGTATGGACGGCGGATGGCCGATAGATCTCACGATAGTAGCAGTGCAATAGTTAGAAACAGCATTCAAATTAAACCGGTTAATGAGAAAAAATCGGAAAGTACATCTCTTAGTAAAACCGCTAAAAGGATATTAGACACTCTAGAACAGTACACGGCGCCGGCAGAAGATGCGAAAAAAATACCAAATCCGCCGAAAAATCCTGCGAGGTATACGAATATGAATCATCCTTACGCGATTCGAGAAACAAAGGTCCCGTCCAATAGAGAATTGCAAGTTCCTACAGTTCCTGACTTactaaaaatgaaactaaAGGAAAAAATGCAAAACACTACGGTATCAGTTAGGAAAATAGCTAATTCATCAAAGTGTTCATTAAACACTGAAGAATATAAAATTGTGACATTAGACGAGGATAATACCTCGAAACATatgaataaaatgaaaaacaaaattagttCCGTACGAGAATCGAAACCGGAATTAAATGAAACGGTTAAAGAAGTAAAGTTACCCGATGTAAAATTACCTATTACAACTTTACCAgtctttaatttttcaattcccGCACCACCATCTGCTTCTAGTAGCATTATTTCTAAACCTACTGAAACAATTTCTTCCACTACTATAACAGTAAAAACCACCAAGAAGATTACTGATAAAAgtatagaaattaagaaaattgaaGAGGTTGTTAAAGAGACTGCAAAAAAGGACAATAACAGAACGGAACAAAACACATcgaaaagtgataaaaaagaattcattAAACAGACAGAATATGTATTTTCCAATCCTAGGGTATTATCAGAAAAAGATGGTGAATGCAAAGTGTGCTTGGTTAGAAATAAAAGTGGAGAACCAAAATGTAATTCTTGTACAATTCCTTTTACCACAACCATAAATGGTACAAACGAACACACACAAAAGTATACTTACACATTTGCTGATCCTGTACCAGTtgaagataataataaaactacttCTAAACCTATGTTCAAAAGTGACTTATcacaatttaaaatgagtgtagATAAATGGGAATGTGGAACCTGTTTGGTACGAAATAATAATAGTGAAAATACATGCATAGCCTGTGCAACACCAAAAGTTACAAATGGTTCCATTATATCTTCAACTCCAGCAACAAAAGCTTTACcaaaaattacttttggtCAATTCCAACCGCCTTCAGGTACTTGGGAATGTTCAGTGTGTATGATACGCAATAAAAATGATCGTAAAACATGTGAAGCATGTACTTCGCCAAAGCCAGTACCTAAACAAGAAAATGGTATCCAAGGAAGTCATGACACAAAATctgttgataaatttaaattacctATAGAACCACCTAAATATCCAGGACTTAATAACTCCGTATTTAAATCAGATTTATTGGAAAAGTTTAAACCAGCTAGTGATACTTGGGAATGTTCAGTGTGTATGGTACGTAATAAAAATGCAGTATCATCCTGTGTTGCTTGTACCACgcctaaaaaagaaaacggttTTGGCGATCAATTTAAGAAGAAAGATGATCAATGGGAGTGTGGTAGCTGTATGGTAAGAAATTCTGctgaaaaattgaaatgcaTTTGTTGCGATGCTCCAAAACCAGGTTCGAATTCGTTAAAGAATGTTCCAAAAGAGACAACGTCGGCGGCCAGTTTTAATTTTGGAATTGTAAATAATGAAGCAGTAGGAAAAATGTTTACCTTCAATAAACCATTTGAAAATACACAACCTAAACCTCCATCACTGACTGGTTCTATTTTCGGGCAACAATCTGAATCAAAAACAGAAACaccgaaatttatttttggtataaacccaacagaaacaaaaaaagaagttaTTGAACCTTcaaataaagttgaaaaatcTGAAGAAAAAGTAGTTACTTTAACGGAAGTAATCAAACCAATCGTGACATCTCCCGAAATTACTACAAAATCGGCACCAATTATAAAACCAACATTAAATGGTGATATGAACAAAACTCCACTTTTATTCGGAAATGTTTCGAAACCTGCTGAAACTAAACCGACGTTTTCATTTGGGATATCTCCAAAACCAACTGAAACGACAGAATCGAAATCAAATCTACCAGTGGTGTCACAACCATTTGTATTTGGTAACGTAACATCAACACCATCTAcaagtttaataaatttatcttcATCCATGCCATCAATCATGTCAACAGCATCTACTTCTGCAATAGCGACCCCGACACCGCAttttgtatttgaaaaatcagCTGAGAAATCAACGTTTCGAATACAACAAACTGATAAGCCATCATTTCTTTCTGTTGACTCACCTGGAAAACCGACGTTTGGTGTAACACAGCCAGTAGAGAAACCAACGTTTGGTGCAACACAACCAGTAGAGAAACCAACTTTTGGCGCAACACAACCAATAGAGAAACCAACGTTTGGCGCAACACAACCAGTAGAGAAACCAACGTTTGGTACACCATCAACAGAAAAATTAACGTTTGGAGTACCACAAACAACCGGAAAACCACCTGTATTTGGTATGCAGACGGGAAATCCAAACTTTGGCGTACAATCAGCTGGAAAACCAACGTTTGGTGTGCAGCCAACCGAAAAACCGGGTTTGTTTGGGAACGCTTCAATTAAAGCTACAACTGGATCAACTAAATTTGGATCATCTGGGGTTACCCCCCAATCGGGGATAGGCGGCTTTAATTTCGGAAGTACACCCGTTAATCAGACAGCACCGGCTCAAAATGGAACTTTTTCGTTTGGAAAACCTGCAGCTAATACGTCGACAACGACGTTTAATTTCGGGAGTCAACAGAAACCATTGCCGggtgtttttaattttggaaGTACTCCATCTACTTCAACG GCACCGTCAACTTCCGGTGGTTTCAACTTTTCTGCAGCTCCAGAATTCCAACCAAACTTCAATTTTACAACTGGAGCCCCACCATCGGCATTCAA TTCTCCATCTACCGGTGGAAATTCAGTTCAAGAAAGACGCGTAATTAGACGAGCACTAAGAAGGACGCAGCGATAG
- the LOC111418028 gene encoding nuclear pore complex protein Nup153 isoform X2, producing MYRRMDYYLSSKSFVKKVTSRVSGFLPSSLSKWFAGTESTVVRPRDETDDDDETLRIQPPTKKAKTNEPAMSSMATSLYMNNHRNARHLFVAPRAEIDRTKNNNNNNNANCIKFPEPVAGPSGYSMAKTNTPTATKASLNMSTIKTTSGEVRNYDYNSDSGESTSGYSSMRVGSKEMVAESSEYVKKKTMISPEKCKTLFNTPSKSDRSLFGDRTISPDMNTSLSTRQPTFNSTAFAGTANFVDRTLSSKRILDSPFYSGRTTYGGASAYGRRMADRSHDSSSAIVRNSIQIKPVNEKKSESTSLSKTAKRILDTLEQYTAPAEDAKKIPNPPKNPARYTNMNHPYAIRETKVPSNRELQVPTVPDLLKMKLKEKMQNTTVSVRKIANSSKCSLNTEEYKIVTLDEDNTSKHMNKMKNKISSVRESKPELNETVKEVKLPDVKLPITTLPVFNFSIPAPPSASSSIISKPTETISSTTITVKTTKKITDKSIEIKKIEEVVKETAKKDNNRTEQNTSKSDKKEFIKQTEYVFSNPRVLSEKDGECKVCLVRNKSGEPKCNSCTIPFTTTINGTNEHTQKYTYTFADPVPVEDNNKTTSKPMFKSDLSQFKMSVDKWECGTCLVRNNNSENTCIACATPKVTNGSIISSTPATKALPKITFGQFQPPSGTWECSVCMIRNKNDRKTCEACTSPKPVPKQENGIQGSHDTKSVDKFKLPIEPPKYPGLNNSVFKSDLLEKFKPASDTWECSVCMVRNKNAVSSCVACTTPKKENGFGDQFKKKDDQWECGSCMVRNSAEKLKCICCDAPKPGSNSLKNVPKETTSAASFNFGIVNNEAVGKMFTFNKPFENTQPKPPSLTGSIFGQQSESKTETPKFIFGINPTETKKEVIEPSNKVEKSEEKVVTLTEVIKPIVTSPEITTKSAPIIKPTLNGDMNKTPLLFGNVSKPAETKPTFSFGISPKPTETTESKSNLPVVSQPFVFGNVTSTPSTSLINLSSSMPSIMSTASTSAIATPTPHFVFEKSAEKSTFRIQQTDKPSFLSVDSPGKPTFGVTQPVEKPTFGATQPVEKPTFGATQPIEKPTFGATQPVEKPTFGTPSTEKLTFGVPQTTGKPPVFGMQTGNPNFGVQSAGKPTFGVQPTEKPGLFGNASIKATTGSTKFGSSGVTPQSGIGGFNFGSTPVNQTAPAQNGTFSFGKPAANTSTTTFNFGSQQKPLPGVFNFGSTPSTSTAPSTSGGFNFSAAPEFQPNFNFTTGAPPSAFNSPSTGGNSVQERRVIRRALRRTQR from the exons tctTTCGTTAAGAAAGTAACATCGCGAGTTTCGGGCTTTTTACCATCATCTCTAAGCAAGTGGTTTGCCGGTACAGAATCTACAGTAGTAAGACCACGCGATGAAACGGACGATGACGACGAAACCCTCCGCATTCAACCACCTACGAAAAAAGCGAAAACCAACGAGCCAGCTATGTCTTCAATGGCAACGTCTCTTTACATGAACAACCATCGCAACGCCCGACATTTATTCGTAGCGCCTAGAGCTGAAATCGATCGCACTaagaacaacaataacaataataatgcGAATTGCATAAAGTTTCCCGAACCCGTTGCCGGTCCTTCAGGGTATTCCATGGCTAAGACGAATACACCGACGGCGACTAAAGCCTCCTTGAACATgagtacaataaaaacaacttCTGGCGAGGTGCGGAACTATGACTATAATTCGGATAGTGGCGAGTCTACTAGTGGATATTCGTCTATGAGGGTGGGTAGTAAGGAAATGGTTGCTGAGAGCAGTGAATATGTTAAGAAGAAAACTATGATATCACCAGAAAAGTGTAAAACGTTATTTAATACAC CATCAAAATCAGATAGATCACTATTTGGTGATCGAACAATCAGCCCAGATATGAATACATCTTTAAGTACGAGACAACCGACTTTTAATAGTACCGCGTTTGCCGGTACAGCGAATTTCGTCGATCGCACACTTTCTAGCAAGCGGATTTTGGATTCGCCATTTTATAGCGGACGCACAACTTACGGAGGAGCCTCAGCGTATGGACGGCGGATGGCCGATAGATCTCACGATAGTAGCAGTGCAATAGTTAGAAACAGCATTCAAATTAAACCGGTTAATGAGAAAAAATCGGAAAGTACATCTCTTAGTAAAACCGCTAAAAGGATATTAGACACTCTAGAACAGTACACGGCGCCGGCAGAAGATGCGAAAAAAATACCAAATCCGCCGAAAAATCCTGCGAGGTATACGAATATGAATCATCCTTACGCGATTCGAGAAACAAAGGTCCCGTCCAATAGAGAATTGCAAGTTCCTACAGTTCCTGACTTactaaaaatgaaactaaAGGAAAAAATGCAAAACACTACGGTATCAGTTAGGAAAATAGCTAATTCATCAAAGTGTTCATTAAACACTGAAGAATATAAAATTGTGACATTAGACGAGGATAATACCTCGAAACATatgaataaaatgaaaaacaaaattagttCCGTACGAGAATCGAAACCGGAATTAAATGAAACGGTTAAAGAAGTAAAGTTACCCGATGTAAAATTACCTATTACAACTTTACCAgtctttaatttttcaattcccGCACCACCATCTGCTTCTAGTAGCATTATTTCTAAACCTACTGAAACAATTTCTTCCACTACTATAACAGTAAAAACCACCAAGAAGATTACTGATAAAAgtatagaaattaagaaaattgaaGAGGTTGTTAAAGAGACTGCAAAAAAGGACAATAACAGAACGGAACAAAACACATcgaaaagtgataaaaaagaattcattAAACAGACAGAATATGTATTTTCCAATCCTAGGGTATTATCAGAAAAAGATGGTGAATGCAAAGTGTGCTTGGTTAGAAATAAAAGTGGAGAACCAAAATGTAATTCTTGTACAATTCCTTTTACCACAACCATAAATGGTACAAACGAACACACACAAAAGTATACTTACACATTTGCTGATCCTGTACCAGTtgaagataataataaaactacttCTAAACCTATGTTCAAAAGTGACTTATcacaatttaaaatgagtgtagATAAATGGGAATGTGGAACCTGTTTGGTACGAAATAATAATAGTGAAAATACATGCATAGCCTGTGCAACACCAAAAGTTACAAATGGTTCCATTATATCTTCAACTCCAGCAACAAAAGCTTTACcaaaaattacttttggtCAATTCCAACCGCCTTCAGGTACTTGGGAATGTTCAGTGTGTATGATACGCAATAAAAATGATCGTAAAACATGTGAAGCATGTACTTCGCCAAAGCCAGTACCTAAACAAGAAAATGGTATCCAAGGAAGTCATGACACAAAATctgttgataaatttaaattacctATAGAACCACCTAAATATCCAGGACTTAATAACTCCGTATTTAAATCAGATTTATTGGAAAAGTTTAAACCAGCTAGTGATACTTGGGAATGTTCAGTGTGTATGGTACGTAATAAAAATGCAGTATCATCCTGTGTTGCTTGTACCACgcctaaaaaagaaaacggttTTGGCGATCAATTTAAGAAGAAAGATGATCAATGGGAGTGTGGTAGCTGTATGGTAAGAAATTCTGctgaaaaattgaaatgcaTTTGTTGCGATGCTCCAAAACCAGGTTCGAATTCGTTAAAGAATGTTCCAAAAGAGACAACGTCGGCGGCCAGTTTTAATTTTGGAATTGTAAATAATGAAGCAGTAGGAAAAATGTTTACCTTCAATAAACCATTTGAAAATACACAACCTAAACCTCCATCACTGACTGGTTCTATTTTCGGGCAACAATCTGAATCAAAAACAGAAACaccgaaatttatttttggtataaacccaacagaaacaaaaaaagaagttaTTGAACCTTcaaataaagttgaaaaatcTGAAGAAAAAGTAGTTACTTTAACGGAAGTAATCAAACCAATCGTGACATCTCCCGAAATTACTACAAAATCGGCACCAATTATAAAACCAACATTAAATGGTGATATGAACAAAACTCCACTTTTATTCGGAAATGTTTCGAAACCTGCTGAAACTAAACCGACGTTTTCATTTGGGATATCTCCAAAACCAACTGAAACGACAGAATCGAAATCAAATCTACCAGTGGTGTCACAACCATTTGTATTTGGTAACGTAACATCAACACCATCTAcaagtttaataaatttatcttcATCCATGCCATCAATCATGTCAACAGCATCTACTTCTGCAATAGCGACCCCGACACCGCAttttgtatttgaaaaatcagCTGAGAAATCAACGTTTCGAATACAACAAACTGATAAGCCATCATTTCTTTCTGTTGACTCACCTGGAAAACCGACGTTTGGTGTAACACAGCCAGTAGAGAAACCAACGTTTGGTGCAACACAACCAGTAGAGAAACCAACTTTTGGCGCAACACAACCAATAGAGAAACCAACGTTTGGCGCAACACAACCAGTAGAGAAACCAACGTTTGGTACACCATCAACAGAAAAATTAACGTTTGGAGTACCACAAACAACCGGAAAACCACCTGTATTTGGTATGCAGACGGGAAATCCAAACTTTGGCGTACAATCAGCTGGAAAACCAACGTTTGGTGTGCAGCCAACCGAAAAACCGGGTTTGTTTGGGAACGCTTCAATTAAAGCTACAACTGGATCAACTAAATTTGGATCATCTGGGGTTACCCCCCAATCGGGGATAGGCGGCTTTAATTTCGGAAGTACACCCGTTAATCAGACAGCACCGGCTCAAAATGGAACTTTTTCGTTTGGAAAACCTGCAGCTAATACGTCGACAACGACGTTTAATTTCGGGAGTCAACAGAAACCATTGCCGggtgtttttaattttggaaGTACTCCATCTACTTCAACG GCACCGTCAACTTCCGGTGGTTTCAACTTTTCTGCAGCTCCAGAATTCCAACCAAACTTCAATTTTACAACTGGAGCCCCACCATCGGCATTCAA TTCTCCATCTACCGGTGGAAATTCAGTTCAAGAAAGACGCGTAATTAGACGAGCACTAAGAAGGACGCAGCGATAG
- the LOC111418028 gene encoding nuclear pore complex protein Nup153 isoform X3 translates to MNTSLSTRQPTFNSTAFAGTANFVDRTLSSKRILDSPFYSGRTTYGGASAYGRRMADRSHDSSSAIVRNSIQIKPVNEKKSESTSLSKTAKRILDTLEQYTAPAEDAKKIPNPPKNPARYTNMNHPYAIRETKVPSNRELQVPTVPDLLKMKLKEKMQNTTVSVRKIANSSKCSLNTEEYKIVTLDEDNTSKHMNKMKNKISSVRESKPELNETVKEVKLPDVKLPITTLPVFNFSIPAPPSASSSIISKPTETISSTTITVKTTKKITDKSIEIKKIEEVVKETAKKDNNRTEQNTSKSDKKEFIKQTEYVFSNPRVLSEKDGECKVCLVRNKSGEPKCNSCTIPFTTTINGTNEHTQKYTYTFADPVPVEDNNKTTSKPMFKSDLSQFKMSVDKWECGTCLVRNNNSENTCIACATPKVTNGSIISSTPATKALPKITFGQFQPPSGTWECSVCMIRNKNDRKTCEACTSPKPVPKQENGIQGSHDTKSVDKFKLPIEPPKYPGLNNSVFKSDLLEKFKPASDTWECSVCMVRNKNAVSSCVACTTPKKENGFGDQFKKKDDQWECGSCMVRNSAEKLKCICCDAPKPGSNSLKNVPKETTSAASFNFGIVNNEAVGKMFTFNKPFENTQPKPPSLTGSIFGQQSESKTETPKFIFGINPTETKKEVIEPSNKVEKSEEKVVTLTEVIKPIVTSPEITTKSAPIIKPTLNGDMNKTPLLFGNVSKPAETKPTFSFGISPKPTETTESKSNLPVVSQPFVFGNVTSTPSTSLINLSSSMPSIMSTASTSAIATPTPHFVFEKSAEKSTFRIQQTDKPSFLSVDSPGKPTFGVTQPVEKPTFGATQPVEKPTFGATQPIEKPTFGATQPVEKPTFGTPSTEKLTFGVPQTTGKPPVFGMQTGNPNFGVQSAGKPTFGVQPTEKPGLFGNASIKATTGSTKFGSSGVTPQSGIGGFNFGSTPVNQTAPAQNGTFSFGKPAANTSTTTFNFGSQQKPLPGVFNFGSTPSTSTAPSTSGGFNFSAAPEFQPNFNFTTGAPPSAFNSPSTGGNSVQERRVIRRALRRTQR, encoded by the exons ATGAATACATCTTTAAGTACGAGACAACCGACTTTTAATAGTACCGCGTTTGCCGGTACAGCGAATTTCGTCGATCGCACACTTTCTAGCAAGCGGATTTTGGATTCGCCATTTTATAGCGGACGCACAACTTACGGAGGAGCCTCAGCGTATGGACGGCGGATGGCCGATAGATCTCACGATAGTAGCAGTGCAATAGTTAGAAACAGCATTCAAATTAAACCGGTTAATGAGAAAAAATCGGAAAGTACATCTCTTAGTAAAACCGCTAAAAGGATATTAGACACTCTAGAACAGTACACGGCGCCGGCAGAAGATGCGAAAAAAATACCAAATCCGCCGAAAAATCCTGCGAGGTATACGAATATGAATCATCCTTACGCGATTCGAGAAACAAAGGTCCCGTCCAATAGAGAATTGCAAGTTCCTACAGTTCCTGACTTactaaaaatgaaactaaAGGAAAAAATGCAAAACACTACGGTATCAGTTAGGAAAATAGCTAATTCATCAAAGTGTTCATTAAACACTGAAGAATATAAAATTGTGACATTAGACGAGGATAATACCTCGAAACATatgaataaaatgaaaaacaaaattagttCCGTACGAGAATCGAAACCGGAATTAAATGAAACGGTTAAAGAAGTAAAGTTACCCGATGTAAAATTACCTATTACAACTTTACCAgtctttaatttttcaattcccGCACCACCATCTGCTTCTAGTAGCATTATTTCTAAACCTACTGAAACAATTTCTTCCACTACTATAACAGTAAAAACCACCAAGAAGATTACTGATAAAAgtatagaaattaagaaaattgaaGAGGTTGTTAAAGAGACTGCAAAAAAGGACAATAACAGAACGGAACAAAACACATcgaaaagtgataaaaaagaattcattAAACAGACAGAATATGTATTTTCCAATCCTAGGGTATTATCAGAAAAAGATGGTGAATGCAAAGTGTGCTTGGTTAGAAATAAAAGTGGAGAACCAAAATGTAATTCTTGTACAATTCCTTTTACCACAACCATAAATGGTACAAACGAACACACACAAAAGTATACTTACACATTTGCTGATCCTGTACCAGTtgaagataataataaaactacttCTAAACCTATGTTCAAAAGTGACTTATcacaatttaaaatgagtgtagATAAATGGGAATGTGGAACCTGTTTGGTACGAAATAATAATAGTGAAAATACATGCATAGCCTGTGCAACACCAAAAGTTACAAATGGTTCCATTATATCTTCAACTCCAGCAACAAAAGCTTTACcaaaaattacttttggtCAATTCCAACCGCCTTCAGGTACTTGGGAATGTTCAGTGTGTATGATACGCAATAAAAATGATCGTAAAACATGTGAAGCATGTACTTCGCCAAAGCCAGTACCTAAACAAGAAAATGGTATCCAAGGAAGTCATGACACAAAATctgttgataaatttaaattacctATAGAACCACCTAAATATCCAGGACTTAATAACTCCGTATTTAAATCAGATTTATTGGAAAAGTTTAAACCAGCTAGTGATACTTGGGAATGTTCAGTGTGTATGGTACGTAATAAAAATGCAGTATCATCCTGTGTTGCTTGTACCACgcctaaaaaagaaaacggttTTGGCGATCAATTTAAGAAGAAAGATGATCAATGGGAGTGTGGTAGCTGTATGGTAAGAAATTCTGctgaaaaattgaaatgcaTTTGTTGCGATGCTCCAAAACCAGGTTCGAATTCGTTAAAGAATGTTCCAAAAGAGACAACGTCGGCGGCCAGTTTTAATTTTGGAATTGTAAATAATGAAGCAGTAGGAAAAATGTTTACCTTCAATAAACCATTTGAAAATACACAACCTAAACCTCCATCACTGACTGGTTCTATTTTCGGGCAACAATCTGAATCAAAAACAGAAACaccgaaatttatttttggtataaacccaacagaaacaaaaaaagaagttaTTGAACCTTcaaataaagttgaaaaatcTGAAGAAAAAGTAGTTACTTTAACGGAAGTAATCAAACCAATCGTGACATCTCCCGAAATTACTACAAAATCGGCACCAATTATAAAACCAACATTAAATGGTGATATGAACAAAACTCCACTTTTATTCGGAAATGTTTCGAAACCTGCTGAAACTAAACCGACGTTTTCATTTGGGATATCTCCAAAACCAACTGAAACGACAGAATCGAAATCAAATCTACCAGTGGTGTCACAACCATTTGTATTTGGTAACGTAACATCAACACCATCTAcaagtttaataaatttatcttcATCCATGCCATCAATCATGTCAACAGCATCTACTTCTGCAATAGCGACCCCGACACCGCAttttgtatttgaaaaatcagCTGAGAAATCAACGTTTCGAATACAACAAACTGATAAGCCATCATTTCTTTCTGTTGACTCACCTGGAAAACCGACGTTTGGTGTAACACAGCCAGTAGAGAAACCAACGTTTGGTGCAACACAACCAGTAGAGAAACCAACTTTTGGCGCAACACAACCAATAGAGAAACCAACGTTTGGCGCAACACAACCAGTAGAGAAACCAACGTTTGGTACACCATCAACAGAAAAATTAACGTTTGGAGTACCACAAACAACCGGAAAACCACCTGTATTTGGTATGCAGACGGGAAATCCAAACTTTGGCGTACAATCAGCTGGAAAACCAACGTTTGGTGTGCAGCCAACCGAAAAACCGGGTTTGTTTGGGAACGCTTCAATTAAAGCTACAACTGGATCAACTAAATTTGGATCATCTGGGGTTACCCCCCAATCGGGGATAGGCGGCTTTAATTTCGGAAGTACACCCGTTAATCAGACAGCACCGGCTCAAAATGGAACTTTTTCGTTTGGAAAACCTGCAGCTAATACGTCGACAACGACGTTTAATTTCGGGAGTCAACAGAAACCATTGCCGggtgtttttaattttggaaGTACTCCATCTACTTCAACG GCACCGTCAACTTCCGGTGGTTTCAACTTTTCTGCAGCTCCAGAATTCCAACCAAACTTCAATTTTACAACTGGAGCCCCACCATCGGCATTCAA TTCTCCATCTACCGGTGGAAATTCAGTTCAAGAAAGACGCGTAATTAGACGAGCACTAAGAAGGACGCAGCGATAG